The Streptococcus toyakuensis genome has a window encoding:
- the pyrF gene encoding orotidine-5'-phosphate decarboxylase, giving the protein MREHRPVIALDFPSFEAVKEFLALFPAEESLYLKVGMELYYATGPETVSYLKDLGHSVFLDLKLHDIPNTVKSAMKVLSQLGVDMTNVHAAGGVEMMKAAREGLGNQAKLIAVTQLTSTSEAQMQEFQNIQTSLQESVIHYAKKTAEAGLDGVVCSAQEVQVIKQATNQDFICLTPGIRPAGAAVGDQKRVMTPADAYQIGSDYIVVGRPITQAEDPVAAYNAIKDEWNQDWN; this is encoded by the coding sequence ATGCGAGAACATCGTCCAGTTATTGCTCTTGATTTTCCTAGTTTTGAGGCGGTCAAGGAATTTTTAGCTCTTTTCCCAGCAGAAGAAAGCCTTTATCTAAAGGTAGGGATGGAGCTCTATTACGCAACGGGGCCTGAGACTGTGTCTTACTTGAAAGATCTGGGGCACAGTGTCTTTTTGGATCTCAAGCTTCATGACATTCCCAATACAGTCAAGTCAGCCATGAAGGTTTTGTCTCAGCTTGGTGTGGATATGACTAATGTTCATGCGGCTGGGGGTGTAGAGATGATGAAGGCGGCGCGTGAAGGTCTTGGAAACCAAGCGAAGTTGATTGCAGTTACTCAGCTGACATCAACATCAGAAGCTCAGATGCAGGAGTTTCAAAACATCCAAACCAGTCTGCAGGAGTCTGTGATCCACTATGCCAAGAAGACAGCTGAGGCGGGCTTGGATGGTGTCGTTTGCTCGGCTCAGGAAGTGCAAGTCATCAAACAGGCTACCAATCAAGATTTTATCTGCTTGACACCAGGGATTCGTCCAGCGGGAGCTGCAGTTGGAGACCAAAAACGCGTTATGACGCCAGCGGATGCCTATCAAATAGGTAGTGACTATATCGTGGTGGGACGTCCCATTACCCAAGCTGAGGATCCTGTTGCAGCTTATAATGCTATCAAAGATGAATGGAACCAAGACTGGAATTAA
- a CDS encoding cysteine ABC transporter substrate-binding protein, translating to MKLFKPLLTVLALAFALIFVTACSSGGNAGSSSGKTTAKARTIDEIKKSGELRIAVFGDKKPFGYVDNDGSYQGYDIELGNQLAQDLGVKVKYVSVDAANRAEYLISNKVDITLANFTVTDERKKQVDFALPYMKVSLGVVSPKTGLITDVKQLEGKTLIVTKGTTAETYFEKNHPEIKLQKYDQYSDSYQALLDGRGDAFSTDNTEVLAWALENKGFEVGITSLGDPDTIAAAVQKGNQELLDFINKDIEKLGKENFFHKAYEKTLHPTYGDAAKADDLVVEGGKVN from the coding sequence ATGAAACTATTCAAACCACTCTTAACTGTTTTGGCACTTGCCTTTGCCCTTATCTTTGTCACAGCTTGTAGCTCAGGTGGAAATGCTGGTTCATCATCTGGCAAAACCACTGCCAAGGCTCGCACAATTGATGAAATCAAAAAAAGCGGTGAGCTACGAATCGCCGTATTTGGAGACAAAAAACCGTTTGGTTACGTTGACAATGACGGTTCTTACCAAGGTTACGATATTGAGCTTGGAAACCAACTGGCACAAGACCTTGGTGTCAAGGTTAAATACGTTTCAGTCGATGCTGCCAATCGTGCTGAATACTTGATTTCAAACAAGGTGGATATTACTCTTGCTAACTTTACAGTAACTGATGAACGTAAGAAACAAGTTGATTTTGCCCTTCCTTACATGAAAGTTTCACTTGGTGTCGTATCACCTAAGACTGGTCTCATTACAGATGTCAAACAATTGGAAGGTAAAACCTTGATTGTCACAAAAGGAACAACTGCTGAGACTTATTTTGAAAAAAATCATCCAGAAATCAAACTCCAAAAATATGACCAATACAGTGACTCTTACCAAGCACTTCTTGACGGACGCGGAGATGCCTTCTCTACTGACAATACGGAAGTCCTAGCTTGGGCGCTTGAAAATAAAGGATTTGAAGTTGGAATTACTTCCCTTGGTGACCCAGATACCATCGCAGCAGCAGTTCAAAAAGGTAACCAAGAATTGCTAGACTTCATCAATAAAGATATTGAAAAATTAGGCAAGGAAAACTTCTTCCACAAGGCCTATGAAAAAACACTTCACCCAACCTACGGTGACGCTGCTAAGGCAGATGACCTTGTTGTTGAAGGCGGAAAAGTCAACTAA
- a CDS encoding TenA family protein: METQDYAFESGLTVGELLKSSQKDWQAAINHRFVKELFAGTIENKVLKDYLIQDYHFFDAFLSMLGACVAHADQLESKLRFAKQLGFLEADEDGYFQKAFKELKVSENDYLEVTLHPVTKAFQDLMYSAVDSSNYAHLLVMLVIAEGLYLDWGSKDLALPEAYIHSEWINLHRGPFFAEWVQFLVDELNRVGKGLEDLTELQQRWNQAVALELAFFDIGYDA, from the coding sequence ATGGAAACACAAGACTATGCATTTGAGTCAGGTTTGACCGTTGGAGAATTATTAAAAAGCAGTCAGAAGGATTGGCAGGCTGCAATCAATCATCGTTTTGTTAAGGAACTTTTTGCGGGGACAATTGAGAATAAGGTCTTAAAAGACTACCTAATTCAAGATTATCACTTCTTTGATGCCTTCTTATCCATGCTGGGTGCCTGCGTAGCCCACGCAGACCAGCTTGAATCCAAGCTTCGTTTTGCCAAGCAACTAGGCTTTCTTGAAGCAGATGAAGACGGTTATTTCCAGAAGGCTTTCAAAGAGTTAAAAGTATCTGAGAATGATTATCTGGAAGTGACCTTGCATCCTGTAACAAAAGCCTTTCAGGATCTAATGTATTCGGCAGTGGATTCATCAAACTATGCCCATCTTTTGGTCATGCTGGTCATTGCAGAAGGTCTCTATTTAGACTGGGGTTCTAAAGATTTGGCTCTACCTGAAGCCTACATTCATTCGGAATGGATTAATCTCCACAGAGGTCCTTTCTTTGCAGAGTGGGTTCAATTTCTGGTTGATGAACTCAATCGTGTTGGGAAAGGTCTAGAAGATTTGACAGAACTTCAGCAACGCTGGAACCAAGCAGTCGCTTTAGAATTAGCCTTTTTTGATATTGGCTATGACGCCTAG
- the tenA gene encoding thiaminase II has product MEFTDIAMELSKEAWQASFHHPFVLQLQEGNLDPAIFRYYLIQDAYYLKAFSEAYHLLAEKTSNQEMKRLLKQNAQSLVEGELFIRQQFFKELEISDQEMEQHPIAPTCYHYISHIYRQFEEENLAIAFASLLPCPWLYHDIGKSLNLKPSPNPLYQQWIETYITDELEQQIREEEALVNQLYRESDETDKKKMLDAFHISVHMEAKFWEMAYQHQTWKSDLQSLETGEE; this is encoded by the coding sequence ATGGAATTTACAGATATTGCGATGGAATTATCCAAGGAAGCTTGGCAGGCCTCCTTTCATCACCCCTTTGTTTTACAGTTGCAAGAGGGGAATTTAGACCCTGCAATTTTTCGCTATTACTTGATTCAGGATGCCTACTATCTGAAGGCCTTCTCAGAAGCCTATCACCTCTTGGCTGAAAAGACTTCCAACCAAGAGATGAAGAGACTCTTGAAACAAAATGCGCAGAGTCTAGTGGAGGGTGAGTTATTTATCCGCCAACAATTTTTCAAGGAATTGGAAATCAGCGACCAGGAAATGGAGCAACATCCAATCGCTCCAACCTGCTATCATTATATCTCTCACATTTATCGTCAATTTGAAGAAGAAAATCTAGCCATTGCCTTTGCAAGTTTGCTGCCTTGTCCTTGGTTATACCATGATATAGGCAAATCACTTAATCTTAAACCATCACCAAATCCTCTCTACCAACAATGGATTGAAACTTATATTACGGATGAGTTGGAGCAGCAGATCAGAGAGGAAGAGGCTCTGGTCAATCAACTCTATCGAGAAAGTGACGAGACAGACAAGAAAAAAATGCTAGATGCCTTCCACATCAGTGTTCATATGGAAGCTAAGTTTTGGGAAATGGCCTACCAACACCAGACATGGAAGAGCGATTTACAGTCTTTAGAAACAGGAGAAGAATAG
- a CDS encoding energy-coupling factor transporter transmembrane component T has translation MVKVATQTPIISLFLLILSLETSFIPSIALNLSVVAFCILFMLYYRRFKVLTWMILLAILPSFANYWAVQLHGDASQAVMLGTRAFVTVCIGLIFVSSISLKELLLYLAQKGLSRSWAYALIVVFNSFPLIQQEIKSLKEACLLRGQELHFWSPLIYSKVLMTVFRWHHLYLRALSAHGYDEHAQVENSYRTFYIPQRTIFIYLLFFLLLQTSLFL, from the coding sequence ATGGTCAAAGTAGCAACACAGACACCGATTATCAGTCTCTTCTTGCTGATTTTATCGCTGGAAACATCTTTCATTCCTTCGATTGCTCTGAATCTTTCGGTAGTCGCATTTTGCATTCTCTTTATGCTCTATTACCGTCGATTTAAAGTATTGACTTGGATGATTCTGCTCGCCATTTTGCCATCCTTTGCCAACTACTGGGCAGTTCAGTTACATGGAGATGCTTCGCAGGCAGTCATGCTTGGAACGAGGGCCTTTGTGACCGTTTGTATTGGTCTTATCTTTGTTTCCTCTATTTCCCTAAAAGAGCTTCTTTTGTACTTGGCTCAAAAGGGGTTATCACGTTCTTGGGCCTATGCCTTGATTGTGGTATTCAATTCCTTCCCTCTTATCCAGCAAGAAATCAAGTCTCTCAAGGAAGCTTGCTTATTACGCGGTCAAGAACTGCATTTTTGGTCTCCCTTGATTTACAGCAAGGTTCTGATGACAGTCTTTAGATGGCACCATCTTTACCTGAGGGCTCTATCGGCGCATGGTTATGACGAACATGCACAGGTGGAGAATAGCTATCGGACTTTTTATATTCCTCAAAGGACAATATTCATCTACCTGCTGTTCTTTTTATTGCTTCAAACCAGTCTATTTTTATAA
- a CDS encoding amino acid ABC transporter permease has translation MDWSIVEQYLPLYQKAFFLTLHIAVWGILGSFLLGLIVSIIRHYRIPVLAQVATAYIELSRNTPLLIQLFFLYFGLPQIGIVLSSEVCAALGLVFLGGSYMAESFRSGLEAVSQTQQEIGLAIGLTPVQVFRYVVLPQATAVALPSFSANVIFLIKETSVFSAVALADLMYVAKDLIGLYYETDIALTMLVVAYLIMLLPISLVFSWIERRLRHAGFGNPSTLSGK, from the coding sequence TTGGATTGGTCCATTGTTGAACAATATCTACCACTATATCAAAAGGCATTCTTTCTAACCTTGCATATTGCAGTTTGGGGAATTCTGGGATCCTTTCTGCTCGGTTTAATCGTTAGTATCATCCGACATTATCGAATCCCTGTTTTGGCGCAAGTAGCGACAGCCTATATTGAATTGTCACGTAATACGCCCCTTTTGATTCAACTCTTCTTTCTCTACTTCGGACTTCCCCAAATAGGGATTGTCCTATCTTCAGAAGTCTGTGCCGCTTTAGGACTGGTCTTTTTAGGAGGCTCCTATATGGCAGAATCTTTCCGAAGTGGGCTGGAAGCCGTCAGTCAAACCCAGCAGGAGATTGGATTAGCAATCGGTCTGACACCTGTGCAGGTCTTTCGCTATGTAGTTCTTCCGCAAGCAACAGCGGTGGCCCTACCGTCTTTTAGTGCCAATGTCATTTTCCTCATCAAGGAAACCTCTGTTTTCTCAGCAGTAGCTTTGGCCGACCTCATGTACGTCGCCAAGGACTTGATTGGACTCTATTATGAGACAGACATTGCGCTAACTATGTTGGTAGTTGCTTACCTTATCATGTTGCTCCCCATCTCACTGGTCTTTAGCTGGATAGAAAGGAGGCTCCGCCATGCAGGATTCGGGAATCCAAGTACTCTTTCAGGGAAATAA
- a CDS encoding amino acid ABC transporter ATP-binding protein, with protein sequence MSETILEIKELKKSFGDNPILQGLSLDIKKGEVVVILGPSGCGKSTLLRCLNGLESIQGGDILLDGQSIIGNQKDFHLVRQKIGMVFQSYELFPHLDVLQNLILGPIKAQGRDKKEVTEEALQLLERVGLLDKQHSFARQLSGGQKQRVAIVRALLMHPEIILFDEVTASLDPEMVREVLELINDLAQEGRTMILVTHEMQFAQAIADRIIFLDQGKIAEEGTAQAFFTNPQTKRAQEFLNVFDFSQFGSYL encoded by the coding sequence ATGTCTGAAACTATTTTAGAAATCAAGGAACTAAAAAAATCCTTCGGAGACAATCCTATCCTCCAAGGTCTATCTCTAGATATCAAAAAAGGGGAAGTTGTCGTCATCCTAGGGCCATCTGGTTGTGGGAAAAGTACCCTCCTTCGTTGCCTCAATGGCTTAGAAAGTATTCAAGGTGGAGATATTCTTCTGGATGGCCAGTCCATTATTGGCAATCAGAAAGACTTTCACTTAGTTCGCCAAAAGATTGGCATGGTCTTTCAAAGCTATGAACTCTTTCCCCATCTAGATGTCCTACAAAACCTCATCCTAGGTCCTATCAAGGCTCAGGGAAGAGACAAGAAGGAAGTAACGGAAGAAGCTTTGCAATTACTAGAGCGTGTTGGATTGCTTGATAAACAACATAGCTTTGCCCGTCAATTATCTGGCGGACAGAAGCAACGGGTTGCGATTGTCCGTGCCCTGCTCATGCATCCAGAAATCATCCTCTTTGATGAAGTGACCGCTTCACTGGATCCAGAAATGGTGCGTGAAGTTCTGGAACTCATCAATGATTTGGCCCAAGAAGGCCGTACCATGATTTTAGTAACTCACGAAATGCAGTTTGCCCAAGCAATTGCCGATCGGATTATCTTCCTCGACCAAGGGAAAATCGCTGAAGAAGGAACAGCTCAAGCCTTCTTTACCAATCCGCAAACCAAACGAGCCCAGGAATTTTTAAATGTCTTTGACTTTAGCCAATTTGGCTCATATCTATAA
- a CDS encoding ECF transporter S component yields the protein MLKKWQLKDVILLAFLSIFFGGVFVGSGYLFDILTLILAPLGLQAFANEILFGLWCMAAPIAAIFVPRVGSATIGEVLAALAEVLYGSQFGLGALLSGLVQGLGSELGFIVTKNRYESWLSLTANSIGITFVSFIYEYIKLGYYAFSLPFVLSLFVVRFISVFFFCTILVRAIVKLYHQFAAGGKA from the coding sequence ATGTTGAAAAAATGGCAGTTAAAAGATGTTATCTTACTTGCTTTCTTGTCTATCTTTTTTGGTGGCGTTTTTGTGGGATCAGGCTATCTGTTTGATATCCTCACTCTGATTTTAGCCCCTCTTGGTTTGCAGGCCTTTGCCAATGAAATCCTCTTTGGTCTCTGGTGTATGGCTGCACCCATTGCGGCCATCTTTGTTCCAAGAGTGGGAAGTGCAACGATTGGAGAAGTGCTAGCTGCGCTTGCTGAAGTCCTTTATGGTAGCCAATTCGGTCTAGGTGCCCTTTTGTCTGGTTTGGTTCAAGGTTTGGGAAGTGAACTTGGTTTTATCGTAACCAAGAATCGCTATGAAAGTTGGCTCTCTCTAACTGCTAATAGTATTGGGATTACGTTTGTTAGCTTTATCTATGAATACATTAAGTTAGGTTACTACGCCTTTTCACTTCCGTTTGTCCTTTCCTTGTTTGTAGTACGTTTTATTTCTGTCTTTTTCTTCTGTACCATTTTGGTTCGTGCCATTGTCAAACTTTATCATCAGTTTGCAGCTGGAGGGAAGGCATAG
- a CDS encoding ATP-binding cassette domain-containing protein, protein MGLELREIQSPIFSEPLDFTFHAQAFTLLVGSSGSGKSSLFQMITQVSSLPYSGQVLIDGIEVSQLSIIERVQTVGILFQNPNHQFTMENLFEELIFTLENIGHPVQEIDSKIAEVVRQCRCEKILHRPIHHLSGGEKQKAALAVLFSMNPRVYLLDEPFASIDRKSRIEILEILKELVSDGKTVILCDHDLTDYEAYIDHMVELRDGRLKEVFQIPISEMTQVASKKVASSPELFHMDRTTCDLDNRPLFSIADFTFYQGISCILGDNGVGKSTLFRSILQFQKYKGRISWKGTVLKKKKSLYRDLTGVVQEAEKQFIRASLREELQLDGADSERNQRILQALRYFDLEQALDKSPYQLSGGQQKILQLLTILTSKASVILLDEPFAGLDDRACHYFCQWILEERNQGRSFLMITHRLDPLIPVVDYWIEMTSQGLSHVKVVTITKLLTSQSSNTQGEVK, encoded by the coding sequence ATGGGCCTGGAATTAAGGGAGATTCAGTCCCCAATCTTCTCTGAGCCGCTTGATTTTACTTTTCATGCGCAAGCCTTTACCTTGTTAGTTGGGAGCAGTGGTTCAGGAAAATCTAGCCTCTTTCAAATGATCACCCAAGTCAGTTCTCTTCCCTATAGTGGTCAAGTCCTGATAGATGGGATCGAGGTTAGTCAGCTTTCTATCATCGAACGTGTCCAGACGGTTGGTATTCTCTTTCAAAATCCCAATCATCAATTTACCATGGAGAACTTGTTTGAGGAGCTGATTTTTACCTTGGAAAATATTGGGCATCCCGTTCAGGAAATTGATTCTAAAATAGCAGAGGTGGTTCGACAATGTCGCTGTGAGAAGATCTTGCACCGTCCCATCCATCACTTATCAGGTGGAGAAAAGCAAAAGGCTGCCTTGGCTGTTCTATTTTCTATGAATCCTAGGGTCTATCTCTTGGATGAGCCTTTTGCTTCCATTGACCGCAAGAGTAGGATAGAGATATTGGAGATTCTAAAAGAGTTGGTCTCTGATGGGAAGACAGTTATTTTGTGCGACCATGATTTAACGGACTATGAAGCCTATATCGACCATATGGTGGAGCTAAGAGATGGACGACTAAAGGAAGTGTTTCAAATCCCTATCTCTGAGATGACACAGGTTGCTTCAAAGAAAGTTGCTTCTAGCCCAGAACTATTCCATATGGATAGAACGACTTGTGACCTGGATAATCGCCCCCTCTTTTCAATTGCGGATTTCACATTCTACCAAGGGATTTCCTGTATTTTGGGTGACAATGGTGTCGGGAAATCAACCCTCTTTCGATCCATTCTTCAATTTCAAAAGTATAAGGGGCGCATTAGCTGGAAGGGGACAGTCTTGAAAAAGAAAAAGAGTTTGTATCGTGACCTGACGGGTGTTGTTCAGGAAGCTGAAAAACAGTTTATCCGAGCCAGTCTGCGAGAGGAACTTCAATTAGATGGAGCTGATTCTGAAAGAAATCAGCGAATTCTTCAAGCTTTGCGGTATTTTGATCTGGAGCAGGCACTCGATAAGAGTCCTTATCAATTAAGTGGTGGTCAGCAAAAGATTCTTCAGCTCTTGACTATCTTGACTAGCAAGGCTTCTGTGATCTTGCTGGATGAACCTTTTGCAGGTTTGGATGATAGAGCTTGCCATTATTTTTGTCAGTGGATTCTGGAGGAGAGAAATCAAGGAAGAAGTTTTTTGATGATTACACATCGTTTAGATCCCTTAATCCCTGTGGTTGATTATTGGATTGAGATGACTAGTCAGGGTCTCAGTCATGTGAAAGTAGTGACAATTACCAAACTACTCACATCTCAGAGTAGCAATACCCAAGGGGAGGTGAAGTAG
- the pyrE gene encoding orotate phosphoribosyltransferase has product MTLAKDIASHLLKIQAIYLKPEEPFTWASGIKSPIYTDNRVTLAYPETRTLIENGFVEAIKEAFPDVEVIAGTATAGIPHGAIIADKMNLPFAYIRSKPKDHGAGNQIEGRVAQGQKMVVVEDLISTGGSVLEAVAAAKREGADVLGVVAIFSYQLPKADKNFSDAGVKLVTLSNYSELIHLAQEEGYITPEGLDLLKRFKEDQENWQNA; this is encoded by the coding sequence ATGACACTTGCTAAAGATATCGCTAGCCACCTCTTGAAAATTCAAGCAATTTACCTCAAACCAGAGGAGCCTTTCACTTGGGCATCTGGTATCAAGTCACCGATTTACACGGATAATCGTGTGACACTAGCCTATCCAGAAACTCGTACCTTAATTGAAAATGGCTTTGTGGAAGCTATCAAAGAAGCCTTTCCAGATGTAGAAGTGATTGCAGGGACTGCAACAGCAGGGATTCCACACGGAGCTATTATTGCTGATAAGATGAATTTGCCATTTGCCTATATCCGTAGCAAACCAAAAGACCACGGAGCTGGTAACCAAATCGAAGGACGCGTAGCTCAGGGTCAAAAAATGGTAGTGGTTGAAGATCTTATTTCAACAGGTGGTTCTGTTCTTGAAGCAGTAGCAGCAGCCAAGCGAGAAGGAGCAGATGTGCTTGGTGTAGTAGCAATTTTCAGTTACCAATTGCCAAAAGCAGATAAGAACTTCTCAGATGCAGGTGTCAAACTTGTGACGCTTTCTAACTACAGTGAACTCATCCACCTAGCCCAAGAAGAAGGCTATATCACACCAGAAGGGCTCGACCTTCTAAAACGATTTAAAGAAGACCAAGAAAATTGGCAAAATGCTTAA
- a CDS encoding amino acid ABC transporter permease yields MQDSGIQVLFQGNNLLRILQGLSVTIGISILSVLLSMIFGTVMGIIMTSHSRIIRFLTRLYLEFIRIMPQLVLLFIVYFGLARNFNINISGETSAIIVFTLWGTAEMGDLVRGAITSLPKHQFESGQALGLTNVQLYYHIIIPQVLRRLLPQAINLVTRMIKTTSLVVLIGVVEVTKVGQQIIDSNRLTIPTASFWIYGTILVLYFAVCFPISKLSTHLEKHWRN; encoded by the coding sequence ATGCAGGATTCGGGAATCCAAGTACTCTTTCAGGGAAATAATCTCCTGAGAATCTTACAGGGATTGAGCGTTACGATTGGGATATCCATCCTATCTGTCCTCTTATCCATGATATTCGGGACAGTCATGGGAATCATCATGACCTCCCATTCTAGAATCATACGATTTTTAACACGATTGTATCTGGAATTCATCCGTATCATGCCCCAACTGGTGCTACTCTTCATCGTTTACTTTGGCTTGGCTCGAAACTTTAATATCAATATCTCAGGTGAGACTTCTGCTATTATCGTTTTCACCCTCTGGGGAACAGCTGAAATGGGGGACTTGGTCCGTGGAGCCATCACTTCCCTCCCTAAGCATCAGTTTGAAAGTGGACAGGCACTAGGTTTGACAAACGTTCAGCTTTACTACCACATCATCATCCCACAGGTCTTGAGAAGATTGCTACCGCAGGCTATCAATCTGGTTACTCGGATGATTAAAACCACTTCCTTGGTTGTTTTGATAGGGGTTGTTGAGGTTACAAAGGTTGGACAACAAATCATCGATAGCAATCGCCTGACCATCCCAACTGCTTCCTTCTGGATTTATGGAACCATTCTAGTCTTGTATTTCGCAGTCTGTTTCCCTATTTCCAAACTATCCACTCACCTAGAAAAACATTGGAGGAACTAA
- the thiM gene encoding hydroxyethylthiazole kinase, which translates to MTSLKLLKEKAPLIICITNDVVKNFTANGLVALGASPAMSEFPADLEDLLKYAGGLLINIGTLTDENWKLYQAALKIAEKYNVPAVLDPVACGAGEYRKKVADDLINNYKLAAIRGNAGEIASLVGINVASKGVDSAGVDNIDEIALAANEKFNIPIVVTGEVDAIAVNGEVVTIHNGSAMMPKVIGTGCLLGAVVASFIGLEKGQELKSLETAMLVYNIAGEMAEKRPNGDLPGTFKVEFINALYEITDEDVKKFKRVK; encoded by the coding sequence ATGACAAGTTTAAAATTATTAAAAGAAAAAGCACCTTTGATCATTTGCATAACCAACGATGTAGTAAAAAATTTCACAGCAAATGGATTAGTAGCACTGGGTGCATCACCAGCCATGAGTGAGTTTCCAGCAGATTTAGAGGATTTGTTAAAGTATGCTGGTGGTTTATTAATAAACATAGGAACATTGACAGATGAAAATTGGAAATTATACCAAGCTGCTCTGAAAATTGCAGAGAAATATAATGTCCCAGCAGTTTTAGATCCTGTAGCCTGTGGAGCAGGAGAATATAGAAAAAAAGTAGCAGATGATCTAATCAATAATTACAAACTGGCAGCGATTAGGGGAAATGCTGGCGAGATTGCCTCTTTAGTAGGAATAAATGTGGCATCTAAAGGAGTAGATAGTGCAGGCGTAGATAATATTGACGAAATTGCTCTAGCAGCAAATGAGAAGTTCAATATTCCAATAGTAGTAACAGGTGAAGTGGATGCTATTGCGGTAAATGGAGAAGTGGTAACGATTCATAATGGTAGTGCCATGATGCCAAAAGTTATTGGAACTGGATGTTTATTAGGGGCAGTGGTAGCAAGCTTTATCGGACTAGAAAAAGGTCAAGAATTGAAATCATTAGAAACAGCAATGTTGGTTTACAATATCGCTGGAGAAATGGCAGAAAAACGTCCAAATGGAGATCTTCCTGGAACATTTAAAGTTGAATTTATAAATGCCTTATACGAGATTACAGATGAAGATGTAAAGAAATTCAAAAGAGTGAAGTAA
- the thiW gene encoding energy coupling factor transporter S component ThiW gives MRKHQLQVHKLTILSMMIALDVVLTPIFRIEGMAPMSSVVNILAGIMMGPVYALAMATVTAFIRMTTQGIPPLALTGATFGALLAGLFYKYGRKFYFSALGEILGTGIIGSIVSYPVMVLFTGSAAKLSWFIYTPRFFGATLIGTAISFIAFRFLIKQEFFKKVQGYFFDERID, from the coding sequence ATGAGAAAGCACCAATTACAAGTTCACAAATTAACCATTTTATCTATGATGATTGCCCTTGATGTAGTCCTTACGCCTATCTTTCGGATTGAGGGAATGGCACCGATGTCCAGTGTAGTCAATATTTTAGCAGGAATCATGATGGGACCTGTTTATGCTTTGGCTATGGCTACAGTGACAGCCTTTATCCGTATGACGACTCAAGGGATTCCGCCTTTAGCTCTCACAGGAGCGACTTTTGGAGCCCTTTTAGCAGGTCTCTTTTATAAGTATGGTCGAAAATTTTACTTTTCTGCCTTGGGAGAAATTTTGGGAACAGGTATTATTGGTTCTATTGTTTCCTATCCTGTTATGGTACTTTTTACAGGATCGGCCGCTAAGCTTAGCTGGTTTATCTACACTCCTCGATTTTTCGGAGCAACCTTGATTGGTACAGCGATTTCCTTTATTGCCTTTCGATTTTTAATCAAGCAGGAATTCTTTAAAAAAGTGCAGGGATATTTCTTTGATGAAAGGATAGACTGA